One genomic segment of Ignavibacteriota bacterium includes these proteins:
- a CDS encoding tetratricopeptide repeat protein has product MKNLLSAIILFIWVSIIYAQDLETIMKNGNDFYQNKQYNEAITSYESILKQGYISGELFYNLGNSYFRIGHLGKSILYFEKTLKISPSNEDAAYNLKIANSRTVDKIQEIPPIFFVHWWNILLSQFTSTTWQIIIFIFYLLLLICIGIFFLVRNLQLQKFALIFGTLSTFLLIISIILFISSINREVTNNNGILLQSVISAKISPDIQANDAFVIHEGIKFEIEDKVGNWTKIKLSDGKVGWLPNQSFEEI; this is encoded by the coding sequence ATGAAAAATTTACTATCCGCAATTATTTTATTCATTTGGGTTTCAATTATTTACGCGCAAGATTTAGAAACAATTATGAAAAACGGAAATGATTTTTACCAAAACAAGCAATACAACGAAGCAATCACAAGTTATGAATCAATTTTAAAACAAGGTTACATTAGCGGAGAATTGTTTTACAATTTAGGAAATTCTTATTTTAGAATTGGTCATTTGGGCAAATCAATTTTATATTTTGAAAAAACGTTAAAAATTTCTCCATCGAACGAAGATGCCGCATATAACTTAAAAATTGCAAACTCAAGAACAGTTGATAAAATTCAAGAAATTCCGCCTATATTTTTCGTTCATTGGTGGAATATTTTACTCTCTCAATTTACTTCAACAACTTGGCAGATAATTATTTTTATTTTTTATTTACTTTTATTAATCTGCATTGGAATTTTCTTTTTGGTTAGAAATCTTCAGCTTCAAAAATTTGCGTTAATTTTTGGAACTTTAAGCACTTTTTTGCTGATTATTTCAATAATTTTATTCATTTCCAGTATAAATCGTGAAGTAACAAACAACAACGGAATTTTATTACAATCCGTAATTTCCGCAAAAATTTCACCGGATATTCAAGCAAACGATGCTTTTGTAATTCACGAAGGAATAAAGTTTGAGATTGAAGATAAAGTTGGAAATTGGACGAAAATTAAACTTTCCGATGGAAAAGTAGGCTGGCTGCCAAATCAAAGTTTCGAAGAGATATAA
- a CDS encoding carbohydrate binding family 9 domain-containing protein, protein MKILYTLIFVTIFVKNINAQNSEKELNLNFIDKEILIDGFIDDSWNKADSVSDFIQFQPYNAVEPKRKTISKVLTNESSIYCLMINYDEIGNIESNTGKLDEFTGDIVSFMIDTFGDKRTAYKFAVSASGVRSDCRLLDDARNRDYNWDGIWFADAKIYNWGYVVEMEIPYKSIQYGKSLNIWGLDFDRWRPIDTEDIYWCKYEENEGQRVSKFGNLNLNGFIPKVDGLNLEIYPVGISKATFTKNEKYDVDLNAGIDIFYNPSQALTFQLTANPDFAQIEADPFDFNISRYESYFEEKRPFFTEGNEVFSPSGRQRNTGFYRPLELFYSRRIGKLLPDGTEVPLQVGTRAFGRYDDIEYGGFFALTGKTDYNNDGENLTEESAIFGSARIKKQIFENSSIGLLFVGKHFNNEDHGVLDLDGAFRGSNWQLAYQLARSFKNNEGDYAASSGYTQFMDNWMHLFRSRYIGNEFDIDEIGYVPWRGTSNSVALTGPRWQFDEGPIRAILLYFGGYLNWEKFDNYTDYGGVLGYNMNFRNNWGFEINLDAGKSKDQNIYYSSYSANLSSWFNISPKWSANFYGGYSNTYNFAREFLAFYSWAGTNFSWNVISILNLGTSFDLFIEGNPQNEIEDITLNARPYFSLTPINDLNIKMYIDNVFVKSSDKLEQIILGFLFAYNFSPKSWIYLALNEVQDRSDQYDLNNNLLDRKLHVKNRAGVFKIKYLYYF, encoded by the coding sequence ATGAAAATTTTATACACTCTTATTTTTGTTACAATTTTTGTTAAAAATATAAATGCACAAAATTCCGAAAAGGAATTGAATCTTAATTTTATTGATAAAGAAATTTTAATAGATGGATTTATCGATGATTCTTGGAACAAAGCTGATTCCGTATCTGATTTTATACAATTCCAACCTTATAATGCAGTTGAACCAAAACGTAAGACAATTTCCAAAGTTTTAACAAATGAAAGCTCAATTTATTGTTTAATGATTAATTATGATGAAATTGGAAATATTGAAAGTAACACCGGAAAATTAGATGAATTTACCGGAGATATAGTATCTTTTATGATTGATACATTTGGCGATAAGAGGACCGCTTATAAATTTGCAGTTTCAGCAAGCGGAGTTAGAAGTGATTGCAGATTATTAGATGATGCCCGAAACAGAGATTATAATTGGGATGGAATTTGGTTTGCTGATGCAAAAATCTATAATTGGGGATATGTAGTTGAGATGGAAATTCCATATAAATCAATTCAGTATGGAAAATCCTTAAATATATGGGGTTTGGATTTTGATAGATGGCGACCAATTGATACGGAAGATATTTATTGGTGTAAATATGAAGAAAATGAAGGTCAGCGTGTTTCAAAATTTGGCAACTTAAATCTTAACGGTTTCATACCAAAAGTTGATGGTTTGAATTTAGAAATTTATCCGGTTGGAATTTCTAAAGCAACTTTTACAAAAAATGAAAAGTATGATGTTGATTTAAACGCCGGAATTGATATCTTTTATAATCCTTCTCAAGCATTAACATTTCAACTTACTGCAAATCCGGATTTTGCACAAATTGAAGCTGATCCGTTTGATTTTAATATTTCGAGATACGAATCATATTTTGAAGAAAAGAGACCATTTTTCACAGAAGGAAACGAGGTTTTTTCTCCTTCCGGAAGACAAAGAAACACCGGATTTTACCGACCTCTTGAACTTTTTTATTCGCGAAGAATTGGAAAACTTTTACCGGATGGAACAGAAGTTCCGCTTCAAGTCGGAACTCGCGCATTTGGTAGATATGATGATATAGAATATGGAGGATTTTTTGCATTAACCGGAAAAACCGATTATAATAATGACGGTGAAAATTTAACCGAAGAAAGCGCAATATTCGGTTCAGCAAGAATTAAAAAACAAATTTTTGAAAATTCCTCAATTGGATTATTATTCGTAGGAAAACATTTTAATAATGAAGATCATGGAGTTTTAGATTTAGACGGCGCATTTAGAGGATCAAATTGGCAATTAGCTTATCAATTGGCAAGGTCTTTCAAAAATAATGAAGGAGATTATGCAGCTTCTTCGGGTTATACGCAATTTATGGATAATTGGATGCATCTTTTTAGAAGCAGATATATAGGAAATGAATTTGATATTGATGAAATTGGATATGTACCTTGGCGCGGAACTTCTAATTCGGTAGCACTAACTGGTCCAAGATGGCAATTTGATGAAGGTCCGATTAGAGCAATTCTTTTATATTTTGGCGGATATTTAAATTGGGAAAAATTCGATAATTATACAGATTACGGCGGTGTTCTTGGTTATAATATGAACTTCAGAAATAATTGGGGTTTTGAAATAAATTTAGATGCGGGAAAATCAAAAGATCAAAATATTTATTACTCATCTTATAGTGCAAATTTAAGTTCTTGGTTTAATATTTCTCCTAAATGGTCTGCAAATTTTTATGGGGGTTATTCAAATACATATAATTTTGCTAGAGAATTTCTTGCATTTTATTCATGGGCGGGAACTAATTTTAGCTGGAATGTAATAAGTATTTTAAATTTGGGAACTTCGTTTGATCTATTTATCGAAGGAAATCCGCAAAATGAAATTGAAGATATTACATTGAATGCAAGACCATATTTTTCTCTAACACCAATAAATGATTTAAATATCAAAATGTACATAGATAATGTTTTTGTAAAATCTTCAGATAAATTAGAACAGATAATTTTAGGATTTTTATTCGCTTATAATTTTTCTCCCAAAAGCTGGATTTACTTAGCATTAAATGAAGTTCAAGATAGAAGCGATCAATATGATTTAAACAATAATTTACTTGATAGAAAATTGCACGTAAAAAATAGAGCCGGAGTTTTTAAGATAAAATATTTATATTACTTTTAG